In Caproicibacterium amylolyticum, a genomic segment contains:
- a CDS encoding cation-translocating P-type ATPase: protein MTELSKLTTGLTTAEAQARLKRFGKNELTPPKKQNPFLKFLHTLCQPMFLLLLCAAVIYFLLGQARDGAVMLVFVCGMIGIDAVQSWKTDKTLNALKKLSAPQVTVLRDGHETAVPSWELVPGDVVKLTEGIRIPADCHILSCSDLCIEESTLTGEAQGVWKSAAHTESEQLGRWRRDWCYAGTQVLEGSAVVLVEQTGLNTEYGKIGVSVAAAPQERSPLQKQTDRLVKVCTVIAVVLFAAVSFFTWLELAGTETAGRLVQSILSGVTLAMAMIPEEFPVVLAVFLSMGAWRLAKQQALVRRLPAVETLGEISVLCVDKTGTITQNQMAVQETWCFAANPASLTEALGLACEPEPYDPMEKAILDYCSQQGLPAQTLFSGTLVREYAFTHEDKRMGHIWQKGSRALLAAKGCPESIWSLCGMDNTAQKAAENAAKKLAASGLRVLAVAVQELTAGTPLPETLSECSPAFLGLVGLADPPRAGVTQDICRCTAAGIRVVMITGDSAETAGSIARQTGMPGAEAVVTGGEIDCMDDYTLRQCVQHTNIFARVVPEHKMRIVKALRACGAVTAMTGDGVNDAPALKYADIGIAMGKRGSEVAREASDLVLLDDNFSTIVRTVRDGRRIYDNLCKAVGYLFAIHIPFALSALLVPLLHIAPENGFLLPVHIVVLELLIDPTCSIVLERQPAETNLMKQKPRSSRQTLITPRLMLHSFLQGGLLAAAAFGSYLFWMQQTGNSALARTIGLVVLMLGNLFLVQTGSSRTESILHTAKVLRHDKVMWAIHLGTLAGISVLLYTPLCGFFGLVPLSALQLLTAFLLAAAAVLWSEPVKWLKKRFFHSKKN from the coding sequence ATGACTGAACTTTCCAAATTGACAACAGGACTGACCACTGCCGAGGCACAGGCGCGGCTAAAGCGTTTTGGGAAAAATGAACTGACTCCGCCTAAAAAACAGAATCCGTTTTTAAAATTTCTGCATACACTCTGCCAGCCGATGTTTCTTCTGCTGCTCTGCGCAGCAGTCATCTACTTTCTGCTGGGGCAGGCGCGGGACGGCGCAGTCATGCTGGTATTTGTCTGCGGCATGATTGGCATCGACGCTGTACAGAGCTGGAAAACCGACAAAACACTGAATGCCCTGAAAAAGCTTTCCGCACCGCAGGTAACGGTTTTGCGGGATGGACACGAAACCGCCGTCCCCAGCTGGGAGCTTGTTCCGGGGGATGTGGTCAAACTGACAGAGGGCATCCGGATCCCAGCAGACTGCCACATTTTGTCCTGCAGTGATTTGTGCATAGAGGAGTCAACGCTGACCGGAGAAGCACAGGGTGTTTGGAAAAGTGCCGCACATACAGAATCAGAACAGCTTGGCCGCTGGCGCCGGGATTGGTGCTATGCCGGCACACAGGTACTTGAGGGCAGTGCTGTTGTACTGGTGGAACAGACCGGGCTAAACACCGAATACGGCAAGATTGGTGTCAGTGTGGCTGCCGCACCGCAGGAACGCTCTCCTTTGCAAAAACAGACGGACCGGCTGGTAAAGGTCTGCACAGTGATTGCTGTGGTCCTGTTTGCCGCTGTCAGCTTCTTTACATGGCTGGAACTTGCCGGTACGGAAACCGCCGGTCGGCTTGTGCAAAGCATCCTTTCGGGTGTCACACTTGCCATGGCAATGATACCGGAGGAATTCCCGGTAGTGCTTGCTGTATTCCTTTCCATGGGTGCGTGGCGGCTTGCAAAGCAGCAGGCACTGGTTCGCCGCCTGCCCGCTGTGGAAACGCTGGGCGAAATTTCGGTTCTGTGCGTCGATAAAACCGGGACCATTACACAGAACCAAATGGCAGTACAGGAAACGTGGTGTTTCGCAGCAAATCCAGCGTCTTTGACAGAAGCGCTTGGGCTTGCCTGTGAACCGGAACCTTATGATCCTATGGAAAAAGCAATTCTGGACTATTGCAGTCAGCAGGGGCTGCCCGCACAAACACTTTTCAGCGGCACATTGGTCAGAGAATATGCTTTTACACATGAAGACAAACGAATGGGGCACATTTGGCAAAAAGGCAGCCGCGCCCTGCTCGCCGCAAAAGGCTGTCCGGAAAGTATTTGGTCGCTGTGCGGCATGGACAATACCGCACAAAAAGCTGCTGAAAATGCCGCCAAAAAGCTTGCCGCGTCCGGCCTGCGCGTTCTGGCCGTAGCTGTTCAGGAGCTAACAGCGGGTACACCCCTGCCGGAAACCCTTTCCGAGTGCTCGCCTGCGTTTTTGGGACTTGTCGGATTGGCTGACCCGCCGCGCGCGGGTGTAACACAGGACATCTGTCGCTGCACCGCCGCCGGCATTCGCGTGGTTATGATTACAGGTGACAGCGCAGAAACCGCTGGAAGTATCGCCCGGCAAACCGGAATGCCCGGTGCAGAAGCCGTTGTCACAGGCGGAGAAATTGACTGCATGGATGACTATACGCTGCGGCAGTGTGTACAGCACACCAATATTTTTGCACGCGTTGTGCCGGAACACAAAATGCGTATTGTGAAAGCACTGCGTGCCTGCGGCGCGGTCACCGCCATGACCGGTGACGGTGTAAACGATGCCCCTGCGCTGAAATATGCGGACATTGGCATTGCTATGGGCAAACGCGGCAGTGAGGTAGCACGTGAAGCCTCGGATCTAGTGCTGCTTGACGACAACTTTTCCACGATTGTCCGCACCGTGCGGGACGGCAGGCGCATCTATGACAACCTCTGCAAAGCAGTCGGCTATCTTTTTGCGATTCACATTCCGTTTGCGCTTTCCGCGCTGCTGGTACCGCTGCTGCATATTGCACCGGAAAACGGTTTTTTGCTGCCGGTACACATTGTCGTGCTGGAACTGCTGATTGACCCTACCTGCTCCATTGTACTGGAACGTCAGCCTGCCGAAACAAATTTAATGAAGCAAAAGCCGCGCAGTTCACGGCAAACACTGATAACACCCCGTCTGATGCTGCACAGTTTTCTGCAGGGCGGGCTGCTGGCCGCCGCGGCATTTGGCTCCTACCTGTTCTGGATGCAGCAAACCGGAAACTCCGCGCTCGCCCGCACAATCGGCTTGGTCGTTTTGATGCTTGGCAATCTTTTTCTGGTGCAAACCGGCAGTTCGCGCACAGAATCCATTCTGCACACAGCAAAGGTACTGCGGCACGACAAAGTAATGTGGGCAATCCACCTCGGCACACTCGCCGGAATCAGTGTTCTGCTGTATACACCACTGTGCGGATTTTTCGGCTTGGTGCCGCTGTCTGCGCTCCAGCTGCTGACGGCCTTTCTGCTGGCTGCGGCAGCCGTATTGTGGAGTGAACCGGTAAAATGGCTGAAAAAACGATTTTTCCATAGTAAAAAAAATTAG
- a CDS encoding class I SAM-dependent methyltransferase produces MKSKKIAPWELLQKKMTWEQLKQIHGKKVLDFGSGNGVTASHFAIDNEVVAVEPDENMLQNRCTENNYVQIKGSVKALENFEDESFDAILCHNVFEYVRDRTEIVKEFSRILRPKGYLSVIKHNRAGRVMQMAVLLNDFEHANELLEGKNGQSQKFGTIHYYEDQELLSWFHDFKLEKVLGMRTFWDLQQNQEVQKDTAWQEQMLKMELRVSELKEYKAIAFFHHVILSKES; encoded by the coding sequence ATGAAAAGTAAGAAGATTGCTCCTTGGGAGTTGCTGCAGAAAAAAATGACATGGGAACAACTCAAACAGATACATGGTAAAAAAGTATTGGACTTTGGGAGTGGTAACGGAGTGACCGCCAGCCATTTTGCAATAGACAATGAAGTTGTAGCCGTTGAGCCAGATGAAAATATGCTTCAAAATAGATGTACAGAAAACAATTATGTGCAAATAAAAGGAAGCGTCAAGGCACTTGAAAATTTTGAGGATGAATCGTTTGACGCAATTCTGTGTCACAATGTTTTTGAGTATGTAAGGGACAGAACAGAAATTGTAAAGGAATTTTCAAGGATATTGAGGCCAAAGGGGTATCTTTCTGTTATAAAACATAATCGGGCTGGAAGAGTTATGCAGATGGCAGTATTACTGAATGATTTTGAACATGCCAATGAGTTGCTGGAGGGTAAAAATGGACAATCGCAAAAGTTTGGCACGATTCATTACTATGAGGATCAGGAACTGTTATCATGGTTTCATGACTTCAAATTAGAAAAAGTCTTAGGGATGAGAACTTTTTGGGACTTACAGCAAAACCAAGAAGTTCAGAAAGATACGGCGTGGCAGGAACAGATGTTAAAAATGGAGCTTCGGGTAAGCGAGTTAAAAGAATACAAGGCCATTGCTTTTTTTCATCACGTTATTTTGAGTAAAGAATCGTGA
- a CDS encoding helix-turn-helix domain-containing protein codes for MTLGVMHVGEFWIKREGEMEQMTLGQRIQMCRKRRGLSQEQLGDQMGVSRQAVSKWEQDTARPDIEKLVALAQLFELSTDELLKGIADEAEDDGTAWPIDPDAPFRGWRGRKLPYNGFQKGCRVAGCLLLGGMLIYLLTVYQSLPQTIPTHWNAAGAADAWGSRSSIWWMFLVGAVMYAGMEVLCRFPSVWNMPGNLTEGNWRSIYTTMRNTLEVTNCIMAAMFCYLALPAIYPQLPIGLPLLLFLGVYMLVFVLGMIRVYRLGKPKANK; via the coding sequence ATGACATTAGGGGTAATGCATGTTGGCGAATTTTGGATTAAAAGAGAAGGGGAGATGGAACAGATGACACTGGGGCAGCGGATACAAATGTGCAGGAAGCGGCGCGGACTTTCGCAGGAACAGCTGGGCGACCAGATGGGCGTTTCACGGCAGGCGGTTTCCAAGTGGGAACAGGATACGGCACGGCCGGACATCGAAAAGCTGGTGGCGTTGGCACAGTTGTTTGAATTGAGCACAGATGAACTTTTAAAAGGCATTGCGGATGAAGCGGAAGATGACGGCACAGCGTGGCCGATTGACCCGGATGCACCGTTTCGCGGCTGGCGTGGGCGCAAACTGCCGTATAACGGTTTTCAAAAAGGCTGCCGGGTGGCAGGGTGTTTGCTGCTGGGAGGTATGCTGATTTATCTGCTGACAGTTTACCAGTCACTCCCACAGACAATTCCCACACACTGGAACGCTGCCGGAGCAGCTGACGCATGGGGCAGCCGCAGCAGCATTTGGTGGATGTTTCTTGTGGGAGCAGTCATGTACGCAGGTATGGAAGTGCTTTGCCGTTTTCCGTCTGTGTGGAATATGCCCGGGAACCTGACGGAAGGTAACTGGCGCAGTATTTACACAACGATGCGCAATACACTGGAGGTAACAAACTGCATTATGGCAGCGATGTTCTGCTACCTTGCGCTGCCGGCAATTTATCCGCAGTTGCCGATTGGCCTGCCGCTGCTGCTGTTTCTTGGTGTATATATGCTGGTGTTTGTTTTGGGGATGATTCGCGTGTACAGGCTGGGAAAACCGAAAGCGAATAAATGA
- a CDS encoding nucleoside-diphosphate kinase — translation MYYSFIMLKPDAIEQGLTVPILMYLKNAGIEIEMIDCQKVNTGVLLKHYAEAIAKMGHDFERKYADYFTNRYVIPIIVKSEQPDIIDCIRKVVGATNPAEADKGTIRGDFGTDSFEKSAAENRGCHNLIHASDSSEAVRREIALWFGEEYAEKYAK, via the coding sequence ATGTATTACAGCTTTATCATGCTTAAGCCGGACGCCATTGAGCAGGGACTTACGGTACCAATTCTCATGTACCTGAAAAACGCTGGCATTGAAATTGAAATGATTGACTGCCAAAAGGTAAACACAGGCGTTCTGCTGAAACATTATGCAGAAGCTATCGCCAAAATGGGGCATGACTTTGAACGCAAATACGCGGATTACTTTACCAACCGCTATGTCATACCCATCATTGTCAAATCAGAACAGCCAGACATTATTGACTGCATCCGCAAAGTTGTGGGTGCTACAAATCCAGCCGAAGCAGACAAAGGCACCATTCGCGGTGACTTCGGAACTGACAGCTTTGAAAAATCTGCCGCGGAAAACCGCGGCTGCCACAATCTGATACACGCCAGTGACAGTTCCGAAGCCGTCCGCCGCGAAATTGCACTCTGGTTCGGCGAAGAATATGCGGAGAAATATGCGAAATAA
- a CDS encoding HAD hydrolase-like protein — protein MRLRYKTILFDFDGTLCASGEGIMHCATLALQEMGRPVPPPETLRRFIGPPAEDCYMDYCGMTREQADEAVRRFRVHYDATGWLKTTVYPGIPALLRDLKQAGAVICTASSKPYMMVERLLKHFEIADCFDALCAADNDGGNAEKASIIRRAMTLCHTDSLTDTVMIGDTHYDAEGAVKVGLPFIGAAYGYGGEADLKAGGAKQFAASPEELRDFLFCK, from the coding sequence TTGCGGTTACGTTACAAAACAATTTTGTTCGACTTTGACGGCACACTCTGCGCTTCCGGCGAGGGCATTATGCACTGTGCAACGCTGGCACTCCAAGAAATGGGGCGGCCAGTGCCGCCGCCGGAAACGCTGCGGCGATTTATTGGCCCGCCTGCAGAGGATTGCTACATGGATTACTGCGGCATGACACGGGAACAGGCAGATGAAGCAGTACGCCGCTTCCGCGTGCATTACGACGCGACCGGTTGGCTGAAAACCACCGTGTACCCCGGCATTCCGGCGCTTCTGCGCGACTTGAAGCAGGCTGGTGCGGTGATTTGCACTGCGTCTTCCAAACCGTATATGATGGTGGAACGGCTGCTGAAGCATTTTGAAATTGCGGACTGTTTTGACGCACTGTGTGCAGCAGATAATGACGGCGGCAATGCGGAAAAGGCCAGCATTATCCGCCGGGCGATGACACTGTGCCACACGGACAGTCTGACGGATACGGTGATGATAGGCGATACCCACTACGATGCAGAAGGTGCCGTAAAAGTGGGCTTGCCCTTTATTGGGGCAGCCTATGGCTACGGCGGGGAAGCAGACCTGAAAGCAGGCGGCGCAAAACAGTTTGCGGCTTCGCCGGAGGAACTGCGCGACTTCCTGTTCTGCAAATAA
- the ybaK gene encoding Cys-tRNA(Pro) deacylase produces the protein MRILDKEKIPYTPHFYEHEDGKIDGIAVAEKLGQPLPQVFKTLVTQGADHAYYVFAVPVAEELDLKAAARSVEAKSVEMIHVKDINKVTGYIRGGCSPVGMKKQFTTVFDETALLYDTIFVSGGKIGTQVQLSIQNLLKLTGGTTADIIVHC, from the coding sequence ATGCGGATTTTAGACAAAGAAAAGATTCCTTACACACCACACTTTTATGAACATGAGGACGGCAAAATAGACGGCATTGCAGTTGCCGAAAAGCTGGGGCAGCCACTGCCGCAGGTCTTTAAAACACTGGTCACGCAGGGCGCTGACCACGCCTACTACGTTTTTGCGGTTCCGGTGGCAGAAGAGCTTGACCTGAAAGCTGCCGCGCGCAGCGTAGAGGCCAAAAGCGTCGAAATGATACACGTAAAGGACATCAATAAAGTAACAGGATACATCCGCGGTGGATGCTCCCCCGTCGGCATGAAAAAGCAGTTCACGACAGTGTTCGACGAAACTGCACTGCTGTATGACACGATTTTCGTCAGCGGTGGAAAAATCGGCACGCAAGTACAGCTTTCTATTCAGAATCTGTTGAAACTCACCGGTGGAACTACTGCCGATATTATTGTACACTGTTAA
- a CDS encoding L-lactate dehydrogenase — MAEIKERKIVIIGAGHVGIHCGMSLMLLNEVDELVYIDIKEEKARMEALDQNDASSNMARRVRVRAGTYADCADAHIVVMAAGMSRKPGQTRLDMFDSSIEIMNSIVGPLKDSGFHGILISISNPADIVADFLRKRLGLPKAQVFSTGTSLDSARLRRILSEILGVDRRSIQAYCMGEHGDSQMVPASHIFVGGVPILDYAAGRPELLQKLDFDDICRQDCEAGFHIVEGKGCTEFGIGLVCADIVKAVLGDEKRILPVSALLEGEYGQTGIHAGVPAVIGKGGVEHVLEISLTPEEKEKFEHSCSVIRSFVERADKM, encoded by the coding sequence ATGGCGGAAATCAAGGAAAGAAAAATTGTAATTATCGGCGCTGGGCACGTTGGTATTCACTGCGGCATGAGTTTAATGCTGCTGAATGAAGTGGATGAACTGGTTTATATTGATATTAAAGAGGAAAAAGCACGCATGGAAGCACTGGATCAGAATGATGCTTCCAGCAACATGGCACGCCGAGTGCGGGTACGTGCGGGTACTTATGCGGACTGCGCAGATGCACACATTGTTGTAATGGCGGCCGGCATGAGCCGCAAACCAGGTCAGACCCGGCTGGATATGTTCGACAGTTCCATTGAAATCATGAACAGCATTGTCGGTCCGCTGAAGGATTCCGGTTTTCACGGCATTCTCATCAGCATCTCTAATCCGGCCGATATTGTTGCGGACTTTCTGCGCAAACGGCTTGGCTTGCCAAAAGCACAGGTGTTCAGCACAGGAACTTCGCTGGACTCTGCCCGCCTGCGCCGCATCCTTTCCGAAATTCTGGGTGTTGACCGGCGTTCGATTCAGGCGTACTGCATGGGGGAACACGGCGATTCACAGATGGTTCCGGCTTCCCATATCTTTGTGGGTGGTGTGCCGATTCTGGATTATGCGGCGGGCAGGCCGGAACTGCTGCAAAAATTGGATTTTGACGATATCTGCCGGCAGGACTGTGAGGCTGGTTTTCATATTGTGGAGGGCAAGGGCTGCACAGAGTTCGGCATTGGGCTGGTCTGCGCGGACATAGTAAAGGCGGTGCTGGGTGATGAGAAGCGCATCCTGCCGGTATCTGCCCTGCTGGAGGGGGAGTACGGGCAAACCGGCATTCACGCAGGTGTTCCTGCAGTAATCGGCAAAGGCGGAGTGGAGCATGTGCTGGAAATCAGCCTGACACCAGAGGAAAAGGAAAAATTTGAACACTCCTGCAGCGTTATTCGCAGTTTTGTCGAACGCGCAGATAAAATGTAA